A stretch of the Methylacidiphilum caldifontis genome encodes the following:
- a CDS encoding AAA domain-containing protein produces the protein MSFKNSHAFSQKNKAIALLRYLAELHKIIHSKRKLPRNLLDYGQDSVFFLEDLRRFKEVQGLLLDAPLADNEERTEHLLSFLRPEVPRRPDPPKNLRDWIDWIENKELNEDLDDVQKPKLKEQIKINGKILEPNPSLLESYNRFVEQDWKAWLDKYKKYQDVSREYRKLFKIYQQIKQEEEKYELLYCIGLLVWAPKDRQKIRHPILGFPLGIEYKEDTGEIQLFSDPDRIGAEVQTTFLDPDEKPNNLRELEEEAKKLASPLEKEKIVELLKRFIHVLDPHGKFCPDRLPREQSDFSSYPQVYWEPIILFRNRITEIFSQRVDEAIQEIERLEKPPLLFSYLCGLSSSIDEQTLPTEDKRLRETWDDIFFPLLSNEEQRDIVLKLEKQPAVVVQGPPGTGKSHTIANLICHLLAHGKKVLVTSQTSRALKVLYDKLPDSLKPLCVTALGDRKEDMDRMEKSVNGILDMQSRVTTEVLQRNIELLSKYLKETREQLRMCNDALRTYRATESTSIHIPGTYYQGTPGELVLRLRQEEKELGWICDPVNPDYQYPTIVEELVHAYWTLHEISSDRKEELKLLYPSIKELPLPQDLEELWRKENLLQQEINQLGLREIEYNSLLTIDKEILKERSDAAKALFQEFSLKGSRSDWLKKALEEILLGYRSSWQELEGRSAGLIAEIEQAKEAREIIVDGLTQPLPLALKQAQTLLSHLESGGGWGFLIFQPKVVRQTRALWAFVKVNGHPCRDRKTLSNLLVWLRCQMCFEELSSLWETHLGKISSFSLPERMAIFTRNQQLLRELLCAELEVRQLENWLASQLDSPISIKSLPELRKASDLLSAAWIAKELQNIHNKLEQIKRILARIDRASAHPITNDLWETLKEKDIQRYWLLYEKLREMENDRVKLEFASQVIGKWKQVLPNTMEKLLSTIADPEWPKRLESLPKAWKWAIARTYIEKLLKEKLPVEEYQKRKKELEIKEKKLIEDLAASRARFFLRKVMPEEGNGNLTAWKKTLRKIGKGTGKYVSFYQKEASQYLGKCRNVVPAWVLPFNRLLQTLHVKPEFFDVIIIDEASQSELDSLLLCFIAKKAVIVGDDEQISPEAVGIDKKQVRSLINQYLKDHPFASLFEGDSSLFDIAETMFSQRIRLREHFRCMPEIIAFSNKISYTNYPLYPLRTYGLDRLEPLKAVYVENGYRDEKGSQIVNPPEAQKVVETVMKCLEDSRYENRTMGIISLQGEKQAELINKLLLDSRIPVERMNRHRIVCGDPYTFQGDERDVIFLSIVAAPPKERIGALTKPSDRRRFNVAASRARDQLWLFYSVSLEDLSPNCMRSFLLKHFLEDPRVPVPEGGVPDWSICESEFERKVAKLIWGKGYNLRLQEAPFGPGGYRIDIVVIGHHARLAVECDGPHHTELEQQARDWERQATLERYGWEFWRLPLSRFEWEGEKALDPLWDRLKEKGILPSR, from the coding sequence ATGAGCTTTAAAAATTCACATGCATTCTCACAAAAAAATAAGGCTATTGCGCTTCTTCGCTACCTTGCAGAGCTCCATAAAATTATACATTCTAAACGGAAGTTACCCAGGAACCTATTGGATTACGGGCAAGACTCAGTTTTCTTTTTGGAAGACCTTAGAAGGTTTAAGGAAGTACAAGGTTTGCTTTTAGATGCGCCTTTAGCGGATAACGAAGAAAGGACAGAACATTTGCTTTCCTTTCTTCGTCCTGAAGTACCACGGCGCCCTGACCCTCCTAAAAATCTTCGGGATTGGATAGATTGGATAGAAAATAAGGAATTGAATGAAGATCTAGATGATGTGCAAAAACCTAAGCTTAAGGAGCAAATAAAGATTAACGGCAAAATCCTGGAACCAAATCCATCCCTTTTAGAGTCCTATAATCGCTTTGTTGAGCAAGATTGGAAAGCTTGGCTTGACAAATACAAAAAATATCAAGACGTCTCGCGAGAATACCGAAAACTTTTCAAAATCTATCAACAAATTAAGCAAGAGGAAGAAAAATACGAACTTTTATATTGTATCGGTCTTTTGGTGTGGGCTCCAAAAGATCGGCAAAAAATTCGCCATCCGATTCTTGGCTTTCCATTAGGTATTGAGTATAAGGAAGATACAGGAGAGATCCAGCTTTTCTCAGATCCTGATCGTATAGGAGCAGAGGTTCAAACAACTTTTTTAGATCCTGACGAAAAGCCAAACAATCTAAGAGAGCTTGAAGAAGAAGCTAAGAAGCTAGCCAGTCCATTGGAAAAGGAAAAAATAGTAGAACTTCTTAAGCGATTCATTCATGTGCTAGATCCACATGGCAAATTTTGTCCAGATAGACTACCAAGAGAGCAATCAGATTTTTCTAGCTACCCCCAGGTCTACTGGGAGCCAATTATTTTGTTTCGAAATCGTATTACTGAGATTTTTTCTCAACGCGTGGATGAAGCCATCCAAGAAATAGAAAGACTAGAAAAACCTCCTTTGCTTTTCAGTTATCTTTGTGGGTTGTCATCATCTATTGATGAGCAAACTTTACCTACAGAAGACAAGAGGCTAAGAGAAACTTGGGATGATATTTTTTTCCCTCTCCTTTCTAACGAGGAGCAACGGGATATTGTCCTTAAGCTTGAGAAACAACCCGCAGTAGTGGTTCAAGGTCCTCCGGGTACTGGAAAATCCCACACTATAGCCAATCTTATCTGTCATCTTTTGGCTCATGGGAAAAAAGTTTTGGTAACAAGTCAAACCTCTCGAGCTTTAAAGGTTTTATACGATAAATTGCCTGACTCACTTAAACCTCTTTGCGTAACTGCCTTGGGAGATCGCAAAGAAGATATGGATAGAATGGAGAAATCTGTAAACGGAATATTAGATATGCAATCGCGAGTAACAACTGAGGTGCTTCAACGGAACATTGAGCTGTTGTCAAAATATTTGAAGGAAACTCGCGAGCAGTTACGCATGTGTAATGATGCGCTTCGAACATATAGAGCAACGGAGAGTACATCAATTCACATTCCTGGCACTTATTATCAAGGAACACCTGGAGAGTTAGTTTTGCGGTTGAGGCAAGAAGAAAAGGAGTTGGGCTGGATATGCGATCCTGTGAACCCTGACTACCAATATCCAACTATTGTAGAAGAGCTTGTACATGCATACTGGACCCTTCATGAAATTTCCTCAGACCGAAAAGAAGAATTGAAACTTCTTTACCCATCTATAAAAGAGCTTCCTCTTCCTCAAGACCTCGAAGAACTTTGGAGAAAAGAAAATCTATTGCAACAAGAGATTAATCAGTTGGGTTTAAGAGAAATTGAGTACAATTCTCTTCTCACAATTGACAAAGAAATCCTTAAAGAAAGATCTGATGCAGCAAAAGCTCTTTTTCAAGAGTTTTCCTTAAAAGGATCGAGATCCGATTGGCTCAAAAAAGCACTGGAAGAAATTCTTTTAGGATACCGGAGCAGTTGGCAAGAGCTGGAAGGACGTTCAGCTGGATTGATAGCAGAGATTGAGCAGGCTAAAGAAGCCAGGGAAATAATTGTTGATGGTCTTACTCAACCATTACCCTTGGCGTTAAAACAAGCTCAAACACTTCTCTCCCACTTAGAATCTGGCGGCGGGTGGGGTTTTTTGATTTTTCAGCCAAAGGTTGTTCGACAAACCCGTGCGTTGTGGGCCTTTGTAAAAGTCAATGGTCATCCTTGTCGAGATCGAAAGACTCTCTCTAATCTTCTTGTTTGGCTGCGGTGCCAAATGTGTTTTGAAGAACTTAGCTCTCTTTGGGAAACTCACTTAGGTAAGATTTCTTCTTTTTCTTTACCAGAGAGAATGGCTATTTTTACAAGAAATCAACAACTATTGCGTGAGCTTCTTTGTGCTGAGCTAGAAGTGAGGCAATTGGAAAATTGGCTTGCTTCCCAGCTAGACTCACCAATCTCGATAAAAAGTCTTCCTGAGCTTAGGAAAGCTTCCGATCTCCTTTCTGCTGCATGGATTGCTAAGGAGTTACAAAATATCCATAACAAATTAGAACAAATTAAGAGAATTCTTGCACGTATCGACCGTGCTTCCGCACATCCTATAACGAATGATCTGTGGGAGACACTAAAGGAAAAAGACATTCAACGCTATTGGTTGCTTTATGAGAAGCTTAGAGAAATGGAAAACGATCGAGTAAAGCTTGAGTTTGCAAGCCAAGTTATAGGGAAATGGAAACAGGTTCTTCCTAACACTATGGAAAAACTGTTGTCTACGATAGCTGATCCTGAATGGCCAAAGCGGTTGGAAAGTCTACCTAAGGCTTGGAAATGGGCGATTGCTCGAACCTATATAGAAAAACTTTTAAAAGAAAAACTTCCTGTAGAAGAATATCAAAAAAGAAAAAAAGAGCTAGAAATAAAAGAGAAAAAGCTTATTGAGGATTTGGCAGCTTCAAGAGCAAGGTTTTTTCTTAGGAAGGTCATGCCCGAAGAGGGTAATGGAAATCTTACAGCTTGGAAAAAAACGCTACGGAAAATCGGCAAGGGGACTGGAAAATACGTCTCTTTTTATCAAAAAGAAGCTAGCCAATACTTAGGAAAATGTCGTAATGTGGTCCCTGCCTGGGTGCTTCCTTTTAATCGTTTGCTTCAAACTCTTCATGTAAAGCCTGAGTTTTTTGACGTAATCATTATTGATGAGGCAAGCCAAAGTGAATTAGACTCCCTTCTTCTTTGTTTTATTGCAAAGAAGGCTGTGATCGTTGGTGATGATGAGCAAATTTCACCCGAGGCTGTCGGTATCGACAAAAAACAAGTAAGATCTCTTATTAATCAATATCTAAAGGACCATCCTTTTGCATCCTTATTTGAGGGTGACTCTAGCCTATTTGACATTGCGGAAACTATGTTTTCGCAACGGATTAGACTTCGGGAACATTTTCGGTGCATGCCAGAAATCATTGCGTTTTCTAATAAGATTTCCTACACAAATTACCCATTGTATCCCCTCAGGACATACGGCTTGGATCGCTTGGAACCACTAAAAGCTGTCTATGTTGAGAATGGTTATCGAGATGAAAAAGGTAGCCAGATTGTCAATCCTCCTGAGGCCCAAAAGGTTGTCGAAACAGTCATGAAATGTCTAGAAGACTCACGCTATGAAAACCGTACTATGGGAATAATTAGCTTGCAAGGTGAAAAACAAGCAGAGCTTATTAACAAGCTACTTTTGGATAGTAGGATCCCAGTAGAGCGTATGAATAGGCATAGAATCGTTTGCGGCGATCCCTACACTTTCCAAGGTGATGAACGAGATGTCATCTTTCTTTCTATAGTTGCTGCCCCACCTAAAGAGCGCATTGGAGCTTTAACCAAGCCTTCGGACAGAAGACGTTTCAATGTAGCGGCTAGCCGAGCACGTGATCAGCTTTGGCTTTTTTATTCTGTTTCTTTAGAGGATTTATCTCCTAATTGTATGAGATCTTTTCTTTTGAAACATTTCTTAGAAGATCCTAGGGTACCAGTGCCTGAAGGAGGCGTGCCAGATTGGTCTATTTGTGAAAGCGAGTTTGAGCGGAAAGTGGCTAAGCTTATTTGGGGAAAGGGATATAATTTGCGATTACAAGAAGCTCCCTTTGGCCCTGGCGGATACCGGATTGATATTGTTGTTATTGGACATCATGCTCGACTTGCTGTTGAATGCGATGGTCCACACCATACTGAGCTCGAACAGCAAGCTAGAGACTGGGAGCGGCAAGCAACATTAGAACGCTACGGTTGGGAGTTTTGGAGGCTTCCCCTCTCGCGTTTTGAATGGGAAGGAGAGAAAGCGCTGGACCCCTTGTGGGATCGATTGAAAGAAAAAGGTATCCTACCTAGCCGTTAG
- a CDS encoding RAMP superfamily CRISPR-associated protein produces MQETYTITFITPCFCGGADPSRAEARVSAVRGELRWWFRVLGGSREQEQQVFGGISLNPALASAFLMRFFIKKPSDEKWWNKKLSPKEGGYLWYFIKASDRWNKECAISPGSSCEIQFIWQRDPCERDPQLFTLWNNAKEAFLCFGSLGYRATRCAGAFQWEKAPKTLEEWQERINQLLCPAGFLFHFPQDAKARDWWGLVKKAEDYLKNLRKCYSARSRNRHRPTPLGLDNPRQRSALLLRPIQVAFPQKEFHLLVLEAPHERVLGENTLTEWRSGPILSQITEDFHEL; encoded by the coding sequence ATGCAAGAGACTTATACGATTACATTCATAACTCCATGTTTTTGTGGTGGAGCTGATCCTAGTAGAGCTGAGGCTCGAGTGAGTGCAGTACGTGGAGAACTTCGATGGTGGTTTCGCGTGCTTGGAGGAAGCAGAGAGCAGGAACAGCAAGTCTTTGGAGGCATAAGCTTAAATCCTGCATTAGCAAGTGCATTTCTGATGCGTTTTTTTATAAAGAAGCCTTCCGATGAAAAATGGTGGAACAAAAAGCTTAGCCCTAAAGAGGGAGGTTACCTTTGGTACTTTATTAAAGCTTCCGACCGTTGGAATAAGGAATGCGCTATTTCCCCTGGTAGCTCCTGTGAAATTCAGTTTATATGGCAAAGGGATCCTTGTGAGAGGGATCCCCAACTTTTTACTCTATGGAACAATGCCAAGGAAGCTTTTCTTTGTTTTGGTTCTTTGGGATATCGAGCTACTCGATGTGCTGGGGCTTTCCAATGGGAGAAAGCTCCAAAAACACTAGAAGAGTGGCAGGAAAGGATTAACCAACTTCTTTGTCCCGCAGGTTTTTTATTTCACTTTCCGCAAGATGCAAAAGCAAGAGATTGGTGGGGATTAGTAAAAAAAGCCGAGGACTATTTAAAGAATTTACGAAAATGTTATTCGGCTCGAAGTAGGAACAGACATCGTCCCACTCCCCTTGGACTTGATAATCCCAGGCAGCGTAGCGCTCTTCTTTTACGACCTATACAAGTGGCGTTTCCTCAAAAAGAGTTTCATCTTTTAGTTCTTGAAGCTCCCCATGAACGGGTACTTGGAGAAAATACTCTTACGGAATGGAGATCCGGTCCGATTTTATCCCAGATTACGGAGGATTTCCATGAGCTTTAA
- the cmr6 gene encoding type III-B CRISPR module RAMP protein Cmr6 has translation MKEEGSLGKCIYLLPNEVKNLLQQKGDSFISPSLLLSKYADPRLKGDDRKALLKKVIDQVEHTRDSIKLRCEDQLEFLLDLWPKDTELKDYILFGRLQSRLVVNMSGGVLENANLCLDQYGVSYIPGSAVKGCARRAAIAALNMWKDREAPKESPWPELYEGFLNKKQMIRESLLVFGWVSKDWEEGSDWEYASGGKASWKEISSDLAKDFMLHLKPFYQEEEEELGIANFAGMVQFLPAYPMPLSNGDKSLPIRLELDVISCHHMDYYRGAKEIATDDEGPNPVFFITVGPGAIFSFPLIGRKNNKEYVNLARRFLSVGLRVFGVGAKTSSGCGYFDLESIQQAESLVKSRKEKREKEALLASLKPDPTILEELKGLKQDQLRQKIKWFSVEEKYWDKRYTKDEIYQYTLLYYLLRENTSLYESVKNSPTNRSYLGIQNLAKKFSFQLP, from the coding sequence ATGAAAGAAGAGGGCTCTTTAGGAAAATGTATTTATTTACTTCCAAATGAAGTAAAAAACCTGCTTCAACAGAAAGGTGATAGTTTTATTTCTCCATCTCTTTTGCTATCGAAATATGCTGACCCTCGTCTTAAAGGAGATGATCGAAAAGCTTTACTAAAAAAGGTTATTGATCAAGTTGAGCATACGCGGGATTCTATAAAACTTCGGTGTGAAGACCAACTTGAATTTCTCTTAGATCTTTGGCCAAAAGATACGGAACTCAAGGACTATATTCTTTTTGGTCGGTTACAATCTCGGCTCGTTGTAAACATGAGCGGTGGTGTACTGGAAAATGCAAATCTTTGCTTGGACCAATATGGAGTTTCTTATATCCCCGGTAGTGCAGTGAAAGGATGTGCCCGTCGTGCGGCGATTGCGGCTCTAAACATGTGGAAAGATAGGGAAGCTCCCAAGGAAAGCCCTTGGCCGGAATTATATGAAGGTTTTCTAAATAAAAAGCAAATGATTAGAGAAAGCCTTCTGGTATTTGGTTGGGTCTCAAAGGATTGGGAGGAAGGTAGTGATTGGGAATATGCATCTGGAGGGAAAGCATCCTGGAAAGAAATAAGTTCAGATTTAGCTAAAGATTTTATGTTACATTTAAAGCCTTTCTATCAAGAAGAAGAGGAAGAGCTTGGCATTGCAAATTTTGCTGGAATGGTGCAGTTTTTGCCGGCTTATCCAATGCCCCTCTCAAATGGAGATAAAAGCCTTCCAATACGATTAGAACTTGATGTTATTTCTTGTCATCATATGGATTATTACAGAGGAGCTAAAGAGATTGCCACCGATGACGAGGGTCCTAACCCGGTATTCTTTATTACAGTCGGTCCAGGTGCTATTTTTTCTTTTCCGCTTATAGGGAGGAAGAATAACAAAGAGTATGTCAATTTAGCAAGGAGATTTCTCTCCGTAGGGCTTAGAGTTTTTGGAGTTGGAGCAAAAACTTCATCGGGATGCGGCTATTTTGATTTGGAGTCAATCCAACAAGCAGAATCCCTTGTGAAGAGTAGAAAAGAGAAAAGGGAAAAAGAAGCTCTGCTGGCTTCTTTAAAACCAGATCCAACAATCCTAGAAGAGCTTAAAGGTCTTAAACAAGATCAGTTACGCCAAAAAATTAAATGGTTTTCAGTAGAAGAAAAATACTGGGACAAGAGATACACAAAAGACGAAATTTATCAGTATACTCTTCTCTATTATCTCTTAAGGGAAAATACTTCTCTATATGAGAGCGTGAAAAACTCTCCAACAAACAGAAGCTATCTTGGAATTCAAAACCTTGCGAAAAAGTTTTCTTTTCAACTTCCTTAA